Proteins encoded by one window of Desulfovibrio ferrophilus:
- a CDS encoding FAD-dependent oxidoreductase — protein sequence MSDETKKNGEEQWYLPEDSRTHLEKLFKDMPEPVTLEVFTQPGVNDPYNEAMEMFMRDIDRLGEKITVNFNDLESEKASKYGVSLSPSLLVQPEKYRIRYTGTPLGEEARVFIETMMLISHGKSGLSQSSQDVLAGLSEEREIKVFISPTCPYCPGQVSQVMRAAIERPDLISAECVETVENQALADEYQAQSVPLTVTNESFRQKGLLPEERFVLEMVYLKHAEELLEEMQKNDPDAPDQAATRAMAEDVTPAGEYDVVVAGAGPAGLTAAIYTERSGLKTLVLEKGVVGGQVILTPEVENYPGFKMVGGIKLMEMISAQARDYCDIHEGEGLDEIKIGKKVEIITAKGRYLAKSLVLATGASAKLLGVPGEAQLFGRGVSVCASCDGWAYKGKHVIMVGGGNTALTEALHLKNMDVEVTLVHRRDEFRAEKHLQNGIRDAGIEVIWDTEVKEFVGDETGLHGVRLKNVKTEETSELKVDGAFLAIGWNPNTEIPEQVGVTLDEWGYIKVDRNMRTNIPRIYACGDVIGGVQQIATAVGEGSTAALAVFEDLSNPYWKRAD from the coding sequence ATGAGCGACGAGACTAAGAAGAATGGCGAAGAGCAGTGGTACCTGCCCGAAGACAGTAGGACTCACCTCGAGAAGCTGTTCAAGGATATGCCCGAGCCCGTGACTCTGGAGGTCTTCACCCAACCCGGAGTGAACGACCCCTACAATGAAGCCATGGAAATGTTCATGCGCGACATCGACAGGCTTGGTGAGAAGATCACGGTCAATTTTAATGACCTGGAAAGCGAAAAGGCTTCCAAATACGGGGTAAGCCTTTCCCCCAGTCTGTTGGTGCAGCCCGAAAAGTACCGCATTCGCTACACCGGAACCCCGCTGGGTGAAGAGGCGCGCGTCTTTATCGAGACCATGATGCTCATTTCCCATGGCAAGAGCGGGCTGTCTCAATCTTCGCAGGATGTTCTGGCCGGATTGTCCGAGGAACGCGAAATCAAGGTCTTCATCAGTCCCACTTGTCCTTATTGCCCCGGCCAGGTCAGTCAGGTGATGCGCGCGGCCATTGAACGACCCGATTTGATTTCTGCCGAGTGCGTGGAGACCGTGGAGAACCAGGCGTTGGCCGATGAGTATCAGGCCCAGTCCGTGCCCCTGACCGTGACCAACGAGTCGTTCCGCCAGAAGGGGCTGCTGCCCGAGGAGCGGTTCGTGCTTGAGATGGTCTACCTGAAGCACGCTGAAGAATTGCTGGAAGAGATGCAGAAGAATGACCCTGACGCCCCGGATCAGGCTGCCACCCGTGCCATGGCTGAGGACGTCACCCCCGCAGGGGAGTATGACGTTGTGGTCGCAGGGGCAGGTCCGGCCGGATTGACCGCTGCTATCTATACCGAACGGAGTGGGTTGAAGACCCTGGTCCTGGAAAAGGGAGTGGTCGGCGGTCAGGTGATCCTGACTCCCGAGGTTGAGAATTACCCCGGATTCAAGATGGTGGGCGGGATCAAGCTGATGGAGATGATCTCGGCCCAGGCCCGTGATTATTGCGATATTCACGAGGGTGAAGGCCTGGATGAGATCAAGATCGGCAAGAAGGTCGAGATCATCACGGCCAAGGGCCGCTATCTGGCCAAGTCGCTGGTTCTGGCCACGGGAGCCAGCGCCAAGCTGCTGGGAGTCCCGGGCGAGGCGCAGCTTTTCGGCCGGGGTGTTTCCGTGTGTGCGTCCTGCGATGGTTGGGCCTACAAGGGCAAGCACGTGATCATGGTCGGCGGCGGCAACACCGCCCTGACGGAAGCCCTGCATCTCAAGAACATGGATGTTGAAGTGACCCTCGTTCATCGTCGTGACGAGTTCCGGGCTGAAAAGCACCTTCAGAACGGTATCAGAGACGCGGGCATCGAGGTGATCTGGGACACCGAAGTGAAAGAGTTCGTAGGTGACGAGACCGGGCTGCACGGAGTGCGTCTGAAGAACGTCAAGACGGAGGAAACCAGCGAGTTGAAGGTTGATGGTGCGTTTCTGGCCATCGGCTGGAATCCGAACACCGAGATTCCCGAGCAGGTGGGTGTAACTCTGGATGAATGGGGCTATATCAAGGTGGATCGCAACATGCGCACCAATATCCCGCGCATCTACGCCTGTGGTGATGTGATCGGCGGAGTGCAGCAGATCGCAACGGCCGTGGGCGAAGGCTCCACCGCTGCCCTGGCCGTGTTCGAGGATTTGTCCAATCCGTACTGGAAGCGAGCCGATTAG
- a CDS encoding D-2-hydroxyacid dehydrogenase produces the protein MTKTQMVVLDGYVLNPGDNPWDPVAALGELKIHDRTDPGQVLERARDARILMTNKTVVDAALLDGLPNLEFISVLATGYDVVDVAAARDRGIPVSNVPGYGTRAVAQFVMAQTLELCHGISAHDVSVREGRWGQGPDWCYWLRPQVELAGLTMGIVGFGGIGSRVAELAHAFGMRVLAHAPRPKPAPWFKPFGFASLEEIFEESDVISLHCPLTPDNEGFVNRALLSRMKPDALLINTARGALINEPDLAKALDQGLLGGAALDVLSSEPVKVDNPLMQAPRCILTPHIAWASQAARVRLMEQTAANITAFLAGTPVNVVNG, from the coding sequence ATGACCAAAACGCAGATGGTTGTTTTAGACGGATATGTGCTGAACCCCGGCGATAACCCCTGGGATCCGGTAGCGGCCTTGGGGGAACTGAAGATTCATGACCGGACTGATCCCGGGCAGGTTCTGGAGCGTGCTCGTGATGCGCGGATTCTGATGACCAACAAAACGGTTGTGGACGCAGCACTGCTGGACGGTTTGCCAAACCTCGAATTCATCTCCGTGCTGGCCACAGGCTATGACGTGGTGGACGTGGCCGCTGCAAGGGACAGGGGAATCCCCGTGTCCAATGTGCCAGGGTATGGAACTCGCGCCGTGGCCCAGTTTGTCATGGCTCAGACTCTGGAACTTTGCCATGGCATTTCCGCTCACGACGTCAGCGTGCGTGAAGGGCGCTGGGGACAGGGGCCGGACTGGTGCTATTGGTTGCGTCCACAGGTGGAGCTGGCAGGGCTGACCATGGGGATTGTCGGTTTCGGGGGCATTGGATCACGAGTGGCTGAATTGGCGCATGCCTTCGGGATGCGGGTATTGGCTCATGCGCCCAGACCCAAACCTGCGCCATGGTTCAAGCCGTTCGGGTTTGCCTCACTGGAAGAGATTTTCGAGGAGTCGGACGTCATCAGCCTGCACTGCCCGTTGACCCCGGACAACGAGGGTTTCGTGAACCGGGCTTTGTTGTCACGGATGAAGCCCGATGCGTTGCTGATCAACACAGCGCGAGGAGCACTCATCAACGAGCCTGACTTGGCCAAGGCACTGGACCAAGGCCTGCTCGGTGGAGCCGCGCTGGATGTGTTGTCCAGTGAGCCGGTGAAGGTTGATAATCCGCTGATGCAAGCTCCGCGATGTATTCTGACGCCTCATATCGCCTGGGCCTCCCAGGCCGCACGGGTCCGGCTCATGGAGCAGACCGCGGCGAACATCACAGCCTTCCTGGCGGGGACCCCGGTCAACGTGGTCAACGGCTGA
- a CDS encoding ABC transporter substrate-binding protein has translation MTRALRTYILTLLALSALCIGPRPCGAGQDIVLGMSAAFSGPIRELGIELHRGAQAYFDQVNQRGGVHGNTISILALDDAYNPQKCLDNTITLIQRSKVFALFNYVGTPTTTKILPLLKRYGDRNMLMLFPLTGAEPLRRHPYVEKIFNLRASYNDEALALVDNFLAAGRDDIAVFYQADAFGRNGWDGVRRALASQHKTMAVEATYHRGTAYEDDMTPQIEIIQRKKPQAVICVGTSAACAAFIRDANTLGLQVPIATMSFADPETTLDLLEKEPSFPAERLGDIITSAVVPCHEHHELPAVQEFMALMEQTTSVPTGLIKGPYSPPAFSPVAFEGFLNAKALVLALERIGPNPSRKALAKALNDPSGYDLGLGTPVVFSPDRHQAMDKIYFIGFDKGRLVPIHDFGRWSQ, from the coding sequence ATGACACGCGCATTACGAACCTACATCCTCACACTGCTCGCCCTTTCCGCCCTGTGCATCGGCCCTCGCCCCTGTGGCGCAGGCCAAGACATCGTTCTGGGCATGTCTGCTGCATTCTCAGGCCCCATCCGGGAACTGGGCATTGAACTCCATCGAGGGGCTCAGGCCTACTTCGATCAGGTTAATCAGCGCGGCGGCGTCCACGGAAATACCATCTCCATCCTTGCGCTGGATGACGCCTACAATCCACAAAAGTGCCTGGACAACACCATCACCCTGATCCAGCGCAGCAAGGTTTTCGCCCTGTTTAATTATGTGGGCACCCCCACGACCACCAAAATCCTGCCCCTCCTGAAACGCTACGGTGACAGGAACATGCTGATGCTCTTTCCGCTGACCGGAGCCGAGCCCCTGAGACGCCACCCCTATGTGGAAAAAATTTTCAACCTGCGAGCCTCCTACAACGATGAGGCACTGGCACTGGTAGACAACTTTCTTGCTGCCGGACGGGATGACATCGCTGTTTTCTATCAGGCTGATGCCTTCGGGCGCAACGGATGGGACGGCGTTCGTCGGGCCCTGGCCTCTCAGCACAAGACCATGGCCGTCGAAGCCACCTACCACAGGGGCACCGCCTATGAAGACGACATGACCCCACAAATCGAAATCATCCAGAGGAAAAAACCCCAGGCCGTGATCTGCGTCGGCACATCGGCCGCCTGCGCCGCCTTTATCCGCGACGCAAACACCCTTGGATTGCAAGTCCCCATCGCCACCATGTCCTTTGCCGACCCTGAGACCACACTTGACCTTCTGGAAAAAGAACCCTCTTTCCCCGCAGAACGCCTCGGAGACATCATCACCTCCGCAGTCGTCCCCTGCCACGAACACCATGAACTTCCGGCAGTGCAGGAATTCATGGCCCTCATGGAGCAAACAACCTCTGTACCAACCGGACTGATCAAAGGCCCTTATTCGCCTCCCGCTTTCAGCCCGGTTGCCTTCGAGGGATTTCTGAACGCCAAGGCCCTTGTCCTGGCTCTTGAGCGCATCGGTCCCAATCCCAGCCGCAAGGCCCTGGCCAAGGCTCTGAATGACCCCTCCGGGTATGATCTGGGCCTGGGTACCCCCGTGGTCTTCAGCCCTGATCGGCACCAAGCCATGGACAAGATCTATTTCATCGGTTTCGACAAGGGGCGCCTGGTTCCCATTCATGACTTCGGGCG